The Methanoplanus sp. FWC-SCC4 genome has a window encoding:
- a CDS encoding EVE domain-containing protein, whose protein sequence is MTHFLAISNRDNSDVVTKKNIWGVPKRFINQISKTKPGDSLIVYVGQQIIDKETTLPPALTGCFEIVSEVFEDDTEIFTSPAKLGNEIFPLRIKLSPKEIFDPELNFKQLIPHLEFITNKKQWSGHIRGQAMRTIPDEDYEYIMKAANTPRD, encoded by the coding sequence ATGACTCACTTTCTTGCAATATCAAACAGAGACAATTCGGATGTGGTGACTAAAAAGAACATATGGGGTGTTCCAAAACGCTTTATAAATCAGATATCAAAGACAAAACCGGGCGACTCACTTATTGTATATGTGGGACAGCAGATAATCGATAAGGAGACAACACTCCCTCCGGCGTTGACCGGCTGTTTTGAGATAGTATCAGAAGTATTCGAGGACGATACAGAAATATTCACATCCCCTGCAAAACTCGGGAATGAGATATTTCCACTCAGAATTAAGCTATCACCAAAAGAAATCTTTGACCCCGAATTAAACTTCAAACAGTTAATACCCCATCTTGAGTTCATCACAAACAAAAAGCAGTGGTCAGGGCATATCAGGGGACAGGCGATGAGAACAATTCCTGATGAAGACTATGAATATATTATGAAAGCCGCGAACACTCCAAGAGACTAA
- a CDS encoding putative zinc-binding protein: MSDKPSCSCGGCGCGSEKGKNIIIFACAGVANTGQLTNLAAVQLTQEGFGSAACVALLANGPEGLLKAVKDSDGVLILDGCNSKCAGKIAADKGIVPCQHVIVTDLGIKKAGSSEYTDDDIEEIVSAVWEGKGMTK, from the coding sequence TTGTCTGATAAACCATCATGTTCATGCGGAGGCTGTGGCTGCGGGTCTGAAAAAGGCAAAAATATAATCATTTTTGCCTGTGCAGGGGTTGCAAATACCGGGCAGCTTACAAACCTTGCAGCAGTTCAGCTGACGCAGGAAGGATTTGGTTCGGCTGCATGTGTTGCCCTTCTTGCAAACGGGCCTGAAGGTCTTTTAAAAGCTGTAAAAGATTCTGATGGTGTTTTGATTCTCGACGGGTGCAATTCTAAGTGTGCCGGAAAAATTGCGGCAGATAAGGGTATTGTTCCCTGCCAGCATGTGATTGTTACAGACCTTGGAATTAAGAAAGCAGGCTCTTCTGAGTATACTGATGATGATATTGAAGAGATTGTCTCTGCTGTCTGGGAAGGCAAAGGGATGACAAAATGA
- a CDS encoding permease — MIDLITGSLLMGWDTLLGYLSEHVVTCLIPAFFIAGAIAALVKKEAILKYFSPDAKKSVAYGLASVSGTVLAVCSCTILPMFAGLFKRGSGIGPATTFLYAGPAINILAIVYTAKVLGFDLGLARAVFAIILAIVIGLIMAFLFRSHDRETKKKMAEMPVSPAPEVERPKWIIPLFFVFLVGILIAGTAQADWMIKFPIIYLFTLGAAVLLIYFFDRDEVTDWGLETWDLTKKIFPILIVGTFVLGMLAFFLPPETFQPFFGTNSIESTMLASFIGTILYMPTLLEVPVIGTTFGYTSGIMAGGPALSLLLSGPSVSLPSLLVISRIMGWKKTGVYALLVIVFSGLAGFAYGLIIG, encoded by the coding sequence ATGATAGACTTAATAACAGGATCACTTCTGATGGGGTGGGACACGCTGCTTGGATACCTTTCCGAGCATGTTGTGACATGTCTTATTCCTGCATTTTTCATAGCCGGCGCAATAGCCGCACTCGTCAAAAAGGAAGCAATATTGAAGTATTTCAGCCCGGATGCAAAAAAAAGCGTTGCATACGGACTTGCCTCGGTTTCCGGAACAGTTCTTGCAGTATGTTCATGTACGATTCTTCCGATGTTTGCAGGTCTGTTTAAACGTGGAAGCGGTATAGGGCCTGCAACTACTTTTCTCTATGCAGGGCCGGCGATAAACATCCTTGCAATTGTTTACACCGCAAAAGTGCTCGGATTTGATCTCGGACTTGCAAGGGCAGTATTTGCAATCATACTTGCAATCGTAATCGGACTCATAATGGCTTTTCTCTTTAGATCACATGACCGTGAAACAAAAAAGAAGATGGCAGAAATGCCTGTTTCACCTGCACCTGAAGTTGAAAGGCCGAAATGGATAATTCCTTTGTTCTTTGTATTTCTGGTAGGAATATTAATTGCCGGAACTGCACAGGCTGACTGGATGATAAAATTCCCGATAATTTACCTGTTTACTCTTGGAGCAGCAGTTCTGCTGATATACTTCTTTGACAGGGATGAGGTCACCGACTGGGGTCTTGAAACATGGGATTTGACAAAGAAGATTTTTCCGATACTGATTGTCGGGACATTTGTGCTTGGAATGCTCGCATTCTTCCTCCCGCCTGAGACTTTCCAGCCTTTCTTTGGGACAAACTCAATTGAATCCACAATGCTGGCATCATTCATCGGAACAATTCTGTATATGCCGACACTTCTTGAAGTGCCTGTAATCGGAACAACTTTTGGATACACATCCGGTATAATGGCAGGAGGGCCTGCACTTTCGCTTCTCCTCTCAGGTCCGAGTGTAAGCCTTCCCTCACTGCTTGTCATATCAAGGATAATGGGATGGAAGAAAACCGGAGTTTACGCACTTCTTGTAATCGTCTTTTCAGGACTGGCAGGATTTGCATATGGCCTGATTATTGGTTAA
- a CDS encoding VTT domain-containing protein translates to MKEFFDEPGKKIILALWILIVLSVFTAWLLYPHLFDLSNIGKLSVKYYYTALFIYFIIISLRGLILMPTTPALIAGILFFNPYQLFIVNIAGYLTSATIVYRYSGYLGTGEYFERKYPEEIKSIKKLFLKREIPIVALWSVLPFTHTDIIVYVTSSLNIRIKKCLAGVFIGESIINAFYIISITGILGLQ, encoded by the coding sequence ATGAAAGAGTTTTTTGATGAGCCGGGGAAAAAAATTATTCTTGCATTATGGATTCTGATAGTCTTATCAGTCTTCACTGCCTGGCTGCTTTACCCGCATCTCTTTGATCTCTCCAATATCGGAAAACTTTCTGTAAAATATTATTACACCGCCCTTTTCATATACTTCATAATAATAAGCCTGAGAGGGCTTATCCTGATGCCAACAACACCTGCATTAATTGCAGGAATACTGTTTTTCAACCCTTACCAGTTGTTTATCGTTAACATCGCAGGCTACCTGACATCAGCAACCATCGTATACAGATACTCAGGATACCTTGGAACCGGCGAATACTTTGAGAGGAAATATCCAGAAGAGATTAAAAGTATCAAAAAACTCTTTTTAAAACGTGAAATACCGATTGTTGCATTATGGAGCGTACTCCCCTTCACTCACACCGACATCATAGTATATGTAACATCATCACTGAACATAAGGATTAAAAAATGTCTTGCAGGAGTCTTTATTGGAGAGTCAATTATAAACGCATTTTATATCATTTCAATAACCGGAATTTTGGGATTGCAGTGA
- a CDS encoding aminotransferase class V-fold PLP-dependent enzyme: MKNRQSSIIYMNNAATSWPKPECVLESVVESLSLPVFGSGRTSGNQGNDYPTLAREALSDFFNAGPPENFIFTQNATDSLNLLIAGFIKRADMPCHVITTALDHNSVLRPLYELESEGKIRLSVIPFEDGKVSVTDVSKAVCPDTKLMVMSHGSNVLGSVQDIGVIGDFLIKKGIYFIVDGAQTAGHIPVDLGILPVDAYVFTGHKGLFGIAGTGGFFIRDPERVSPVQTGGTGTDSFSLHHPLYMPERFEVGTSNYPGIAALLAGVGFLASVGVERIHEKGMRQTGYIINELKDDPNVVIYNKNPVLPVISFSITGLDDDDVGFILARGYGIICRTGLHCAPLVHDEIDGGEGCIRLSLSWFTTDEECRIVVGAIREIAKNANISFSQA, from the coding sequence ATGAAAAACAGACAGTCTTCCATTATATACATGAACAATGCTGCAACAAGCTGGCCAAAACCGGAGTGTGTTTTAGAGTCGGTCGTTGAGTCTCTCAGCCTTCCGGTGTTTGGTTCCGGGAGAACCTCGGGTAATCAGGGTAATGATTATCCGACGCTTGCAAGGGAGGCACTTTCTGATTTTTTTAATGCAGGCCCTCCCGAGAATTTTATATTTACGCAGAATGCGACTGACTCCCTCAACCTTCTGATAGCCGGATTTATAAAAAGAGCTGATATGCCATGCCACGTAATCACAACAGCCCTTGATCATAATTCGGTTTTAAGACCACTCTATGAGCTGGAAAGTGAGGGTAAAATAAGACTTAGTGTAATTCCTTTTGAGGACGGGAAGGTTTCTGTTACTGATGTATCTAAGGCAGTTTGTCCGGATACAAAACTGATGGTCATGTCTCATGGGAGCAATGTTCTGGGCTCTGTTCAGGACATCGGTGTAATAGGAGATTTCCTTATAAAAAAAGGGATTTATTTCATCGTTGACGGTGCACAGACTGCCGGACACATTCCTGTTGATCTGGGAATACTGCCTGTTGATGCATATGTTTTCACAGGTCATAAGGGTCTGTTTGGAATAGCCGGAACGGGAGGCTTTTTCATCCGTGATCCGGAGCGGGTTTCCCCTGTTCAAACAGGAGGGACGGGGACTGACTCTTTTTCACTTCATCATCCTTTGTATATGCCGGAGAGGTTTGAGGTGGGGACTTCCAATTATCCCGGCATTGCGGCACTTCTGGCAGGTGTTGGTTTTTTGGCATCGGTCGGAGTTGAACGGATTCATGAAAAGGGAATGAGGCAGACTGGATATATTATCAATGAACTAAAAGACGATCCTAATGTTGTAATATACAACAAAAACCCGGTTCTGCCTGTTATATCTTTTAGTATCACAGGGCTGGATGACGATGATGTGGGATTCATTCTGGCCCGGGGTTATGGAATTATCTGTCGGACGGGTCTTCACTGTGCCCCCCTTGTTCATGATGAAATTGATGGTGGGGAGGGTTGTATAAGACTTAGTCTTTCCTGGTTTACGACAGATGAGGAATGCCGGATTGTTGTTGGTGCTATAAGGGAGATTGCAAAAAATGCGAATATTTCGTTCAGTCAGGCATAA
- a CDS encoding methyl-accepting chemotaxis protein, translating to MDISKLEDAIDAAILGKTQQKLDINELEPGFRTLGKKINSLIIEKEKLYQSIKKMPIPLGITDTNFNILDVNEEFIELTGYSADKLKEMNISDFYSHFDLKLIEGKGTKEARDTKSKVSGKFTMKFKGVDKVIVIHSIPFLDESGNVAALNTALIDVTDIEEQKVWYESILDSLPFPVSVTDMNMKWQYLNPLAESASGISKNEAIGTQCSRWNANICGTGNCGIECLRRGKEQTFFDQDGKNFMVNVAWIRNMKGEKAGHVEIVQDITATKRVADYIETEVKNIGSNLEKIAAGDLNLDLTVGDGDEYTKEIRKDLLSMADDIRTVNTSIKGVISASTRLGNDIAKGIMKPVDSYEFNGAYKELIETLNTIPLNLKEPLDINLEYIEKIGKGEIPEKISKDFNGGYNNLKINLNNCIEGLSGLKEAEEIIRLMAVNDYTRKIEGNYQGIYGNIASEINNVQARLLNVIDVCEKTSKGDLSKLDEFKKLGKRSDNDILIPSLVRMMEALKNTITEISVLSGDIVEGKLSTKADHSRHSGAFADLIIGVNELLDAIILPVNEAIRMSDNLAKGDFTARFNENISAKGDILSFKEALNNVGDSVSQAIGEANKIAENVAIDSNEVSKGADEVAKAAEGVATTSQKTADLTRELLASIEEVTLKISDLSASNEEIASTSQEVFKAANQIVDIGKEAQGLANDTSNKMGSVEKIAKESVEEIYDLTDKIKEVSNVVKMINDITGQINLLALNAAIEAARAGEHGRGFAVVAGEVKNLAAEARAATDSIENVVSMVQVSSEKTANAINNSNNEIVDGVESVTKTIEVLNTIIRNAGQVTGDIGEITKAIEDQANIANNVVNSAEKGTKMTKEVQNEAEGLAALAEESSASVEEIGSAIHEVNELSNNLKTVMGNFRI from the coding sequence ATGGATATTTCAAAACTCGAAGATGCAATAGATGCAGCAATTTTAGGAAAAACACAGCAAAAACTGGATATAAATGAGCTTGAGCCAGGTTTTAGAACACTTGGTAAAAAAATAAATTCTCTGATTATAGAAAAAGAAAAACTGTATCAGTCAATAAAAAAAATGCCGATACCGCTTGGAATTACAGATACCAATTTTAACATTTTAGATGTCAATGAGGAATTTATCGAACTTACAGGATATTCTGCCGACAAGCTGAAAGAAATGAATATTTCTGATTTTTATTCACACTTTGACCTTAAACTCATTGAAGGAAAAGGCACAAAAGAAGCAAGAGATACAAAATCAAAAGTCTCCGGCAAATTCACAATGAAATTTAAAGGAGTGGACAAAGTAATCGTAATTCACAGCATCCCCTTTCTTGATGAGTCAGGGAATGTTGCAGCCCTTAACACAGCGTTAATAGATGTAACAGATATTGAGGAGCAGAAAGTCTGGTATGAATCAATTCTTGATTCACTCCCTTTCCCGGTTTCAGTCACTGATATGAACATGAAATGGCAATATCTAAATCCCCTTGCCGAGTCCGCTTCAGGAATCAGCAAAAACGAGGCAATAGGCACACAGTGCAGCAGATGGAATGCAAATATCTGTGGAACAGGAAACTGCGGAATAGAGTGTCTTAGAAGAGGAAAAGAACAGACTTTCTTTGATCAGGATGGTAAAAACTTCATGGTCAATGTTGCCTGGATCAGAAACATGAAAGGCGAGAAGGCAGGCCATGTCGAGATTGTCCAGGACATTACAGCCACAAAACGGGTTGCCGACTATATTGAAACAGAAGTAAAAAATATTGGATCAAATCTTGAAAAAATTGCTGCCGGAGATTTAAACCTTGATCTTACAGTAGGGGATGGAGACGAATACACAAAGGAAATCAGAAAAGATCTGCTGTCAATGGCCGATGACATCAGAACAGTCAATACATCCATAAAAGGCGTAATATCAGCATCCACAAGACTCGGGAACGATATTGCAAAGGGCATAATGAAGCCTGTCGATTCTTATGAGTTTAATGGAGCATATAAAGAACTGATTGAGACATTAAACACCATACCACTGAATTTAAAAGAGCCGCTTGATATCAATCTTGAATATATAGAAAAAATAGGAAAAGGAGAAATCCCTGAGAAAATTTCAAAGGATTTCAACGGAGGATACAACAATCTTAAAATAAACCTTAATAACTGCATAGAAGGACTTTCAGGTCTTAAAGAAGCAGAGGAAATCATCAGGCTGATGGCCGTAAACGACTATACAAGAAAGATAGAAGGAAATTATCAGGGAATTTATGGAAATATTGCATCAGAGATCAATAATGTCCAGGCAAGACTTCTAAATGTAATTGATGTCTGTGAAAAGACAAGCAAGGGCGATCTCTCAAAACTGGATGAATTTAAAAAATTAGGCAAAAGAAGTGATAATGACATCCTGATTCCCTCACTTGTCAGAATGATGGAAGCCCTGAAAAATACAATTACAGAGATTTCAGTCCTTTCAGGAGATATTGTTGAAGGAAAACTGAGTACAAAAGCTGATCATTCCAGACACTCGGGAGCATTCGCAGATTTGATTATTGGTGTAAATGAACTTCTTGACGCCATCATTCTGCCAGTTAATGAAGCAATTAGAATGTCGGATAATCTTGCAAAAGGAGATTTTACTGCAAGGTTCAATGAAAATATCTCTGCCAAAGGAGACATTCTTTCCTTTAAAGAAGCACTCAACAATGTTGGAGATTCTGTGTCACAGGCCATAGGAGAGGCAAATAAAATCGCAGAAAATGTCGCTATTGATTCAAATGAAGTTTCAAAAGGAGCAGACGAGGTCGCAAAAGCAGCTGAGGGGGTTGCAACTACCAGCCAGAAGACAGCTGATCTTACAAGAGAGCTTCTTGCAAGCATTGAAGAAGTAACATTAAAGATTTCCGATCTCTCTGCATCCAATGAGGAAATTGCAAGCACATCACAGGAAGTGTTTAAAGCAGCAAATCAGATTGTCGATATTGGAAAAGAGGCACAGGGACTTGCAAACGACACAAGTAATAAAATGGGCAGTGTTGAAAAAATCGCAAAAGAGAGCGTGGAAGAAATCTATGATCTTACTGATAAAATTAAGGAAGTCAGCAATGTTGTTAAGATGATCAATGACATCACAGGACAGATAAACCTCCTTGCACTCAATGCTGCCATTGAAGCCGCACGTGCAGGTGAACACGGAAGAGGATTTGCGGTTGTTGCAGGTGAGGTCAAAAACCTGGCAGCAGAAGCAAGAGCAGCAACCGATTCAATTGAAAATGTTGTATCAATGGTTCAGGTTAGCAGTGAGAAGACTGCAAACGCAATCAATAATTCAAATAATGAGATCGTTGATGGTGTAGAAAGTGTCACAAAGACAATTGAGGTGCTTAATACCATCATCAGAAACGCAGGACAGGTTACAGGTGACATCGGCGAGATCACAAAAGCAATAGAAGATCAGGCAAATATTGCAAACAATGTTGTAAATTCAGCAGAAAAGGGCACTAAAATGACCAAGGAAGTTCAGAATGAAGCAGAAGGTCTTGCCGCACTTGCAGAAGAATCAAGTGCATCTGTTGAAGAGATTGGAAGCGCAATACACGAGGTCAATGAACTCTCAAACAATCTAAAGACAGTCATGGGAAATTTTAGAATCTGA
- a CDS encoding arsenate reductase ArsC: MKKKVLFVCTHNSARSQMAEGYLNARYGDRFEAFSAGSNPAFVNPVAIEVMRDAGIDISSHYSKNLEEFLGVYMDVVVTVCDSANESCPVFSLAKKKIHAGFTDPFAFSGSEDEVRDAFLKVRDEIFAFIDFEFGDD, from the coding sequence ATGAAGAAAAAAGTGCTTTTTGTATGTACCCACAATTCCGCCCGTTCTCAGATGGCGGAAGGGTACCTGAACGCCAGATATGGTGACAGGTTTGAAGCATTTTCTGCCGGCTCAAACCCTGCATTTGTAAATCCCGTGGCAATTGAAGTTATGAGGGATGCAGGGATAGATATCTCATCCCATTATTCAAAAAATCTTGAAGAGTTTTTGGGAGTTTATATGGATGTGGTGGTGACTGTCTGTGATAGTGCAAATGAGTCCTGCCCGGTGTTTTCCCTCGCAAAGAAAAAGATTCATGCAGGTTTTACTGACCCTTTTGCCTTTTCCGGCAGTGAGGATGAGGTCAGGGATGCATTTTTAAAAGTAAGGGATGAGATTTTCGCTTTTATTGATTTTGAGTTTGGAGATGATTAG
- a CDS encoding thioredoxin family protein, protein MVKIEVLGTGCMKCKRLMKNVEKAVSELGIEAEVIKVEELDAILDKGVMLTPALMVDDELKVSGRVADVKEIKEILGA, encoded by the coding sequence ATGGTAAAAATTGAAGTGCTTGGAACAGGATGCATGAAATGCAAACGCCTTATGAAAAATGTGGAGAAAGCGGTCAGTGAACTTGGAATTGAAGCTGAAGTTATCAAGGTGGAAGAGCTTGATGCGATTCTTGACAAGGGAGTTATGCTCACTCCTGCGTTAATGGTGGACGATGAACTGAAGGTTTCAGGCAGAGTTGCGGATGTAAAAGAGATAAAGGAAATTCTGGGGGCCTGA
- a CDS encoding methyl-accepting chemotaxis protein has translation MKSLKTNDGTKMDYSHNNYFIREEKKNSENIEEENLEFLNLAYEGLKSIPTPVMLIDRDFNVTYMNGAGAELLNMEPDRITGKKCYNLFKTKDCNTPNCACQKAMNSGSTMTEETVTGTGMPIRYTGAPLRDKKGNIKGAVEFVLDITDEVMGRNAVDEAVRISQEFANNNYTARFSNNIEVTGKYEKFRDSLNEIGDTFSNVVRGVKKISLEIDQNAIEVGKGTEEIAKASEEVAATSVKNSDGARELYNQIKLINDQISDLSASNEEIAGTSQDVFKKTGQVVDLGTEAKSSGDIARKKMASVENIAKQSVDEINSLSNKVNEVGNVVRLINEITGQINLLALNAAIEAARAGEHGRGFAVVAGEVKNLAGEARAATKDIEKVVSVVQNNSEKAAKSINLAKDEIIDSVSSVNEALEALDRIILSANSVVEDIGEVSKATEDQAHIANNVVSAVIKGRDMTEKAESDSEELASLAEESSSSVEEITNAMYEVTKRTKMLADHIDQYKID, from the coding sequence ATGAAATCTTTAAAAACAAACGATGGTACAAAAATGGATTATTCACACAATAATTATTTCATAAGAGAAGAAAAGAAAAATTCTGAAAATATTGAAGAAGAGAATTTAGAATTTTTAAATCTTGCATATGAAGGCTTAAAAAGCATCCCTACACCAGTTATGCTAATTGACAGGGATTTTAATGTCACTTACATGAATGGTGCGGGAGCAGAGCTTCTTAATATGGAACCCGACAGAATAACCGGAAAAAAATGCTATAATCTATTCAAAACAAAAGACTGCAATACCCCAAACTGTGCCTGCCAGAAAGCCATGAACAGCGGCAGCACAATGACTGAGGAGACAGTGACAGGGACAGGAATGCCCATCCGTTATACCGGAGCACCTCTGAGAGATAAAAAAGGAAACATAAAAGGTGCTGTCGAGTTTGTTCTTGATATTACAGATGAAGTGATGGGCAGAAATGCCGTTGACGAGGCAGTGAGGATCTCACAGGAATTTGCAAATAACAATTATACCGCAAGATTCAGCAACAATATAGAAGTTACCGGCAAATATGAAAAATTCAGGGATTCACTTAACGAAATCGGCGATACCTTTTCAAATGTTGTAAGAGGTGTTAAGAAAATCTCATTAGAGATTGATCAAAACGCTATCGAAGTCGGCAAGGGAACCGAAGAGATCGCAAAGGCTTCAGAAGAAGTCGCTGCAACAAGCGTTAAAAACTCAGACGGTGCCAGGGAATTATATAATCAGATTAAACTGATAAATGATCAGATTTCAGATCTGTCTGCTTCAAATGAGGAGATCGCCGGAACATCACAGGATGTTTTCAAAAAGACAGGCCAGGTTGTGGATTTGGGAACGGAAGCAAAGTCTTCCGGAGACATTGCCAGGAAAAAGATGGCAAGTGTCGAAAATATCGCAAAGCAGAGTGTTGATGAGATAAATTCACTCTCAAATAAAGTTAATGAAGTTGGAAATGTTGTCAGGCTCATTAACGAGATTACAGGACAGATCAACCTTCTGGCGCTGAATGCAGCTATCGAAGCCGCCCGTGCAGGGGAACACGGCAGAGGCTTTGCAGTAGTTGCAGGGGAAGTCAAAAATCTTGCAGGAGAGGCAAGGGCTGCAACCAAGGATATTGAAAAGGTTGTTTCAGTTGTTCAGAATAATAGTGAAAAAGCCGCAAAATCAATTAATCTTGCAAAGGATGAGATAATCGACAGCGTATCAAGCGTGAATGAGGCTTTGGAAGCTCTGGACCGGATAATATTAAGTGCCAATTCTGTTGTTGAAGATATCGGAGAGGTATCAAAAGCAACCGAAGATCAGGCACATATCGCAAATAATGTTGTCAGTGCCGTAATTAAAGGCAGAGATATGACAGAAAAGGCCGAGAGTGACTCAGAGGAGCTTGCATCACTTGCAGAAGAGTCCAGCTCTTCTGTTGAAGAGATTACAAATGCAATGTACGAAGTTACCAAGAGAACAAAGATGCTCGCTGACCATATTGATCAATACAAAATTGACTGA
- a CDS encoding DUF2703 domain-containing protein, which yields MKQELVVEWRHIGKDVSNTCERCSETGTNVMSVIREISLFLQDEGISVRFVETKLPAAAVSESNAVLFNGMYLEDLIDGMEVSFTECKSCSCITGEDFVECRAVDYKGERYEAIPPELIIRAALRAVGFEDDPETELIIIEKLNK from the coding sequence ATGAAGCAGGAACTTGTGGTTGAGTGGCGTCACATTGGAAAAGATGTAAGCAATACATGTGAGAGATGCAGTGAGACCGGAACAAATGTGATGTCGGTTATAAGAGAGATTAGCCTTTTTCTTCAGGATGAGGGAATTTCTGTGAGGTTTGTTGAGACAAAACTTCCTGCAGCTGCAGTTTCCGAGTCAAACGCAGTTTTGTTCAACGGGATGTATCTTGAGGATTTAATTGACGGGATGGAGGTTTCCTTCACTGAATGTAAGTCATGTTCATGCATTACCGGAGAGGATTTTGTTGAATGCAGGGCTGTTGACTATAAGGGCGAGCGCTATGAGGCAATTCCACCGGAACTTATAATCCGGGCGGCACTTCGTGCAGTCGGATTTGAGGACGATCCGGAAACAGAACTCATAATTATTGAAAAGCTGAATAAATGA
- a CDS encoding chemotaxis protein CheW, translating to MSKVTDVVQFEISGTHYALDIHIAREIVEMIPITPVPKAPPHIAGIINLRGEITNILNLNYLMGLPAKENVSGQKIIVLVPDAAAGSNVGLIVDDVKSVLQVSEEDVDQMDETMSKEAYVKGIIKLGKEKDEEKELVIWIDIGKIISDTLKGSE from the coding sequence ATGTCAAAAGTCACCGACGTAGTACAATTTGAAATATCAGGCACCCATTATGCCCTCGATATCCACATTGCACGCGAAATTGTAGAGATGATCCCAATAACCCCGGTTCCAAAGGCACCTCCACATATTGCAGGAATAATTAACCTGAGAGGCGAGATTACAAACATCCTAAACCTTAATTATCTGATGGGTCTTCCGGCAAAAGAGAATGTTTCAGGTCAGAAGATAATCGTACTCGTACCGGATGCAGCTGCCGGTTCCAATGTAGGACTCATAGTCGATGATGTCAAAAGTGTTTTGCAGGTCTCAGAAGAGGACGTCGATCAGATGGATGAGACCATGTCAAAGGAAGCATATGTAAAAGGAATCATCAAATTAGGGAAAGAAAAGGATGAGGAAAAAGAGCTTGTAATCTGGATAGATATCGGAAAGATAATATCAGACACACTTAAAGGCAGTGAATAA
- a CDS encoding putative zinc-binding protein: MTGNYIVTCSGVSSTGKLTTQAVNVFMHRNPGIFDGHFQISKPGITKDKAFLNAGNLLVIDGCSECCALKKLSASGCRDYLHIIATDAGILKRGMEDPNYSEIELLVGEIRNCCRKNL, translated from the coding sequence TTGACAGGAAATTATATCGTAACATGTTCGGGTGTTTCAAGCACCGGTAAGCTGACAACCCAGGCTGTAAATGTTTTTATGCATAGGAATCCTGGTATTTTTGACGGGCATTTTCAGATTTCAAAGCCCGGTATTACAAAAGACAAAGCTTTTTTAAATGCCGGAAATTTACTTGTAATTGACGGATGCAGTGAATGCTGTGCATTAAAAAAATTATCAGCTTCCGGGTGCCGTGACTATCTTCATATTATTGCAACTGATGCGGGGATTCTGAAAAGGGGTATGGAAGATCCGAATTACTCCGAGATTGAGCTTCTTGTCGGGGAGATTAGGAACTGCTGCCGGAAGAATCTTTAA